Part of the Cellulomonas hominis genome, CGCGCCCGCCGCGCCCACCGGCCCCGCCGCGCCCGAGACCCCCACCCGGCGCGATGGCTGACGTCCGCACGCTGCCCGTGCCGGACGCGCTCGCCGGCGAGCGGGTCGACGCGGCGCTGTCCCGGATGCTCGGGCTGTCCCGCACCCGCGCCGCCGAGCTGGCCGAGGGCGGCTTCGTGCGCGTCGACGGCGTGCCGGTCGGCAAGTCCGCGCGGCTGCCCGGCGACGCCTGGCTCGAGGTCGAGATGCCCGCGCCCGAGCGCGCCGCGCCGGCGCCGGTCGAGGACGACGTGCCGGCGCTGCGCGTGGCGTACGAGGACGACGACGTCGTCGTGGTCGACAAGCCGGTCGGTGTCGCGGCGCACCCGTCGCCGGGCTGGACCGGACCGACCGTCGTCGGCGTGCTGGCCGCGCGGGGCTACCGGATCTCCACGTCGGGCGCGGCTGAGCGGCAGGGCGTCGTGCACCGCCTCGACGTCGGCACGTCCGGGCTGATGGTCGTCGCGAAGAGCGAGCACGCGTACTCGGTGCTCAAGCGCGCGTTCAAGGAGCGCACGGTCGACAAGGTGTACCACGCGCTCGCCCAGGGCCACCCCGAGCCGACGACGGGCACGATCGACGCGCCGATCGGCCGGCACCCGAGCCAGGACTGGAAGTTCGCGGTGACCGCGGACGGCAAGCCGTCGGTGACGCACTACGAGGTGCTGGAGATGCTGCCGGCGGCCTCGCTGTGCGAGGTGCACCTGGAGACCGGCCGCACCCACCAGATCCGCGTGCACTTCGCGGCGCTGCGGCACCCGCTGGTCGGGGACCTCACGTACGGCGCCGACCCCGCGCTGGCGGAGCGCGTCGGCCTGGCCCGGCAGTGGCTCCACGCGGTGCGGCTCGGGTTCGCGCACCCCGCCGACGGGCGGTACCTGGAGGTCACCAGCGAGTACCCCGCGGACCTGTCCCGGGCGCTGGAGACCCTGCGCGACGGGTACCGCTGACGCCGTCGCTGTGACGTCCGTCGCCGGCCCGGCGGGGCGGTCGGGGGGTGTCGGAGGGGCCACCTAGGATGGCTCGCATGGCCTCGGGTTCCGACTTCGTCC contains:
- a CDS encoding RluA family pseudouridine synthase; amino-acid sequence: MADVRTLPVPDALAGERVDAALSRMLGLSRTRAAELAEGGFVRVDGVPVGKSARLPGDAWLEVEMPAPERAAPAPVEDDVPALRVAYEDDDVVVVDKPVGVAAHPSPGWTGPTVVGVLAARGYRISTSGAAERQGVVHRLDVGTSGLMVVAKSEHAYSVLKRAFKERTVDKVYHALAQGHPEPTTGTIDAPIGRHPSQDWKFAVTADGKPSVTHYEVLEMLPAASLCEVHLETGRTHQIRVHFAALRHPLVGDLTYGADPALAERVGLARQWLHAVRLGFAHPADGRYLEVTSEYPADLSRALETLRDGYR